A region of the Littorina saxatilis isolate snail1 linkage group LG12, US_GU_Lsax_2.0, whole genome shotgun sequence genome:
ttcgcctcttgttattgtTATCTTGGTTCTATTATCAAATAGAAAAGACAAGATGTGTTataataggggaagggctcctaatatggaccggctcctaatatggaccacctcttgatctgacaaactaacggcgctagagcgctaaaaacaatttcattcgctgtattcaccctctctggataacttgcacatgtcaaaacagttgcagaaacacaaacctcaaaaccgttatgctttttctcttttatcacttttggcagcgttcactctaaatttgacgcctaaaacggactcgtttctgtccacagccaaagcttttatcacaaaAAAATTGCATATACGACAGCTatgaccgtatttgttacattttagcagttttgactCCGAGTTTCTACTGGAAACAAAAAATattagcaaaatctcaaagtatgtgtgagtctcctaatatggaccaccttcaacaaatcgaagaaaataaaagctaaagactattttcattaattcattaagaagcttgctgaaaataacctataactagccctcgagctttcaaaaaaatatatcaaattgtcttctttttgtggaagttgataatttcacttattttcactctgtttttgatatgcttctttagtttcctggtgtgcttcaaataatgctctcatcaacccgacacagataaatctaaagcatatttgaattagtctgacatgcacactaagttgtagcacgttattttgaagtatagggggcttttgacagtgattcgtgaaggccgcttcactggtccatattaggagcctgggcgcctaatatggaccatttgtgattttttatgtatttaatttttgctgaatgtctatcgaagctatttcactctaattaggcctagcagttcacctaagagagaaggactaccaaacacaaaatgaaacttcttcgcaagaaaacaagctagttattagcatgaaacaaaaagtggtccatattaggagcccttcccctaccccTGTTACACAATTTTATTGTGGAGAAGATTGATATAACGCGTAGGTTACCTGAACTTTGATTTAGAAAAAAAACGAAACATATTTCTATCCCACTCAAATTAAAAGCGAAGGTCGTGTTCAAGAAGTCATGTACTAACTttctgtatgactgtgtgtcgatgagtgtgagtgtgagtgtgtgtgtgtgtgtgtgtgtgcacgggcggagcagttaagaccgagggggagggggggttgcaacctggggtccaggggtcggGTCtaaagaattttagctatttttaTAAAGAAtgtgtggcttatccttgattttaaacatgatcaattggtgtcagcagctcattatttcatttaaagttagtattaagtaatggcaatttatcttcactaatatctgctcccgacatcatatatgctagtatggttagaaggaagacatgtcgcataggaGTAGCAGTTcaaactgtacaaaaatgatACTGATTAACTTCtcccggctttacagacagaaacaataacaacatttacagacagaaaatgttggttttttttttctttttacagcCGAGGGGGGGGAATCTTTCCAGAACCTCtgtaacctcccccccccccccccccggtgtgtgtgtgtgtgtgtgtgtgtgtgtgtgtgtgtgtgtgtgtgtgtgtgtgtgtgtgtgtgtgtgtgttggagaatgtatgtgtgcgagagacagacacagatagaagGGTGAGACTGAAAGTTTGTGGTTCGTGTGCCTACGTATTATACTGTCGATGTTCACGTCGTTTTTTAAGGTCGTCTTAGTAATTGtttttgctgctgttgctgcttacgacgacgacgattatgatgatgatgatgacgatgatgatgatgacgacgacgacgacgacgatgatgatgatgacgatgatgatgatgtggtTTTCAGATTTGTGCAATTGGCAGTTGAACATTCGTTACACAAGATTTCTTTTATTATGAGCCTGTCGTCGTAATATTAAGACAGCTTTTCCATTGTACAATCATTTATTGTCCATGCTAGTCAACGTTGGACAATCTGTGGATGGGTGGATTTAAGACATTGCATTATTTCAGaatgacataattatgtgttgagaagttgtttgtttgtgtcatgAACATTGCCCATTAGGCCTACATTTTAAACTTTGCAACTAAAGGGGGAATAGAAATATACACTAGAccctcagtctttctctctctctctctcagtctatgTCCCCTTGCAgtcattaataaataaataacctctctctctctctctctctctctctctctctctctctctctctctctctctctctctctctctctcacacacacacacacactctctctctctctctctcacgctctctctctcacacacgctcTCCTTGCattcattaggccaaaaaaaaaatatgtctgtttacggtaacccgaccgaccctagtttttaggcccgaccctaatcttttttttggatcgtctgaaaaaaaacaaaaaaaaaaacaaacaaacaccgcatccaaaatagagctgtttgcgctcaaacagcagacgacagaagggaggtaagctcaaagtactgttaggAGTAAAGGGTCGTCACTCATGTTACTTCCTTTCACGCCACccgctagctgtaaagcttgaTAAATGTTGTCATGAAAAGGATGGGGTGAAAATTATCAGTACCTATCCAGCGAGTTTTAGTATCATTAACGTTTTTCAacaggcaaaaacagggattgatgagaagaaatgaactgtgaaacatcatagagaggggagaaaaaataaataaataaataaaaaaaaaaactgaaaaaataaaaaataaaaaaaattaaaaaaagccgacctaccgaccctattttttcaccctatgttaccgtaaacagaccttttgtttttttggccttaccaatccacattatctctctctctttctctcattaaaggcacagtaagcctcccgtaaaccatcacagagcttcccgagcgtctacataccatacaagcatacttccatttaaacgctcaccgaacgggaacatcctggctgctttctgtcgagcgtgagaaattttcaaagaatttattttcgtggacttggccctttacaacaatggcgcctcgttttggtgctggacggctgttatgaatatcccggaaatcacgcccggacagaaagcctcccgtaaaccatcacagatactgtcaggcttttacacacagtacaaacacccttccatttgaacgctcaccaaacgggaacatcctaggtgccctacgtaaagagcgagcaatttttaaagaattaattttgcagattgtctcgaacactttttggacccatcctgaactcaggtcaaaaatgagttacttcccttaaactggcgatagccgtggatcgatgattatcagaatgtttttggaccgtggtgcgtttttgcgctagacctaacttttaaaatctaaataataaattgacagcttgtcacacaaacattctttaatcataaaagaattcttttttcatcaagacaagatcagtgcaattcgaagttgtgaaagtttgaaaaaagaaaagcccggaagcagggtcacgcaagggtcgtagcagacgacggtttatgcggcatatcgccgttcctctcaacagtcaaaagccatcgctagagttcttgtgaaccacagccgtttgtttcgtgcataaaaacgtgctattgtagataagctcacatcgagtcgcattcaaatgactaactgacgactacattgtgaaaaagggaaactggatcacacgggttcacaatggctcaggggtaagataaaccacgcaaaaataaattccttgaaaattgttcgctcttcacggagggcacctaggatgttctcaatcggtgagtgtttaaatgaaagggtgtttgtactgtgtgtaaaagcctgaccgtatctgtgatggtttacgggaggcttactgtgcctttaattatcACCCTAGCATTCGTTACCTCCACAAaacatcccccaccccctagcAATCATAATATTTGCATggcatctccccccccccaccacatcTTGCAGTCTTTACCTATGAGCGCCTAAACCCCGCCCTTGACTCCCTCCCATCAACATCCCCCTCCCTTGTAACCGACAGCGTCATTTCCTGCCCGCACTACTAGTCCGGACGACGGAATGCTTTCAGAGACATTGAATGAAAACCAGTGGATAAGTTCATCACGGACGGAGTGACGTCGGGGTCGACGCCACAGGCAACAGGCAACGCGTCGACGGCAAAAGGCAACCAGTGGGACGAGTGCACACAGAAGGACCCAGCACGGTGGCCGGCAAGGGGCCGACGATCCAAGGCTAGAGACAAGCGGGGAGCGAGGGACACGCCGTGAGGTCCCGACGATGAAGAACTAGACGTCCCGTGCTGGGCGAAGACTGACACGGATGCTGGAGACACGGCGACGGGCATGACGCGGGCGGGGGCTCCGAAGGTCACGGCAACAGGCAAGGACGGGGACGCTATGACGCAGTCCGAGAGAGCGGGCAACGCGAGCATCGTCTCGCTCCGGCCCTTGCAACCCGCCAGTGAACCACTGGCCTCTTTCGAGTTCTGCTGTAGCCATCTGATCGTTTGggccaaaagaaaaacatttataaaaacagaagaaaatgtTTTTAGGTGCCAGATCAAAAGGTAGAGCAAAAAGAATGGGTTGATCGGGTGGGGTTGATCGGGTGGGGTTGATCGAGTGGGGTTGATCGAGTGGGGTTGATCGGGTGGGGTTGATCGAGTGGGGTTGATCGGGTGGGGTTGATCGAGTGAGGTTGATCGAGTGGGGTTGATCGAGTGGGGTTGATCGAGTGGGGTTGATCGAGTGGGGTTGATCGAGTGGGGTTGATCGGGTGGGGTTGATCGAGTGGGGTTGATCGAGTGGGGTTGATCGGGTGGGGTTGATCGGGTGGTGTTGATCGGGTGGTGTTGATCGAGTGGGGTTGATCGAGTGGGGTTGATCGGGTGGGGTTGATCGGGTGGGGTTGATCGAGTGGGGTTGATCGAGTGGGGTTGATCGAGTGGGGTTGATCGGATGGGGTTCATCAGGTAGGGTTGATCTGGTGGGGTTGATCGAGTGGGGTTGATCGGGTGGGGTTGATCGAGCGGGGTTGATCGAGTGGGGTTGATCGGGTGGGGTTGATCGGGTGGGGTTGATCGAGTGGGGTTGATCGGGTGGGGTTGATCTGGTGGGGTTGATCGAGTGGGGTTGATCGGGTGGGGGAATGGTATACTGCTCTTGGCTGTGTTTTCATCACCCTGGTAAATTAAATAGAGgtgcgtgtttttgtttttgtttttttacacaccAATATAAATTCATCTAACCTTTAACGAATATTATTGTATAAACCCTTCATGAAGAAACGCATCTTTCACCTCACTCGAACACAAACTCGCACTGGAAATCTTCCCACAAGTTATCTATAACTAACTACAGGAACGATTTACCCAATTCTGTGCGCTTTAAAAACTCTGCAAATGTCTGCGTGGTTTCGTTAAAAATACCATCTCACTCATCGTCTTGCAAAAAAATGTGAAGGATGTAGCTCAATTGAATTGCTCCTTTCTTCactcactcacccccccccccccacacacacacacacacacacacacacacacacgcacacacacatagaaatgtATCGTTGAAGAACGAAATGCAATCTAGACGAGAGCATGAAGTCGTATGTGTAACGAAGGTCTATGTTGCTCAGTTGTTCACCTGCTGACGAAGTACGATTTTTCCATCTCTTGTATTTCGGGAGCGGTTCCAGACTTGAGGAGATCTGTGCTGTAGGTCCCTAAAACACAATACTTTCACATTCAGAGGTCAGGAGATCTGTGCTGTAGGTCCCTGAAACACAATACTTTCACATTCAGAGGTCAGGAGATCTGTGCTGTAGGTCCCTGAAACACAATACTTTCACATTCAGAGGTCAGGAGATCTGTGCTGTAGGTCCCTGAAACACAATACTTTCACATTCAGAGGTCAGGAGATCTGTGCTGTAGGTCCCTGAAACACAATACTTTCACATTCAGAGGTCAGGAGATCTGTGCTATAGGTCCCTGAAACACAATACTTTCACATTCAGAGGTCAGGAGATCTGTGCTGTAGGTCCCTGAAACACAATACTTTCACATTCAGAGGTCAGGAGATCTGTGCTGTAGGTCCCTGAAACACAATACTTTCACATTCAGAGGTCAGGAGATCTGTGCTGTAGGTCCCTGAAACACAATACTTTCACATTCAGAGGTCAGGAGATCTGTGCTGTAGGTCCCTGAAACACAATACTTTCACATTCAGAGGTCAGGAGATCTGTGCTGTAGGTCCCTGAAACACAATACTTTCACATTCAGAGGTCAGGAGATCTGTGCTGTAGGTCCCTGAAACACAATACTTTCACATTCAGAGGATGACCCAGTCTGTTCTACAGTCCACAATTAAAGACTACGTTTCACGGAGTAGTTTGAAATCAATTATTTTTCATTTcatagtttttgtttttaaatgtttgtTGTGGTAGGTACACAGTAAtaattgtggtggtggtggtagtggtggtagtagtgactgtggtagtagtagtagtagtagtagtagtatttgATGCTGTTCTTGTTGTCCAGAAAATGTTTTTGCCCAATCGCTTAACGAATGTGACGTGGTAAACTACAGCCTCTTTGCTGAACTGTTGACGAAGACAAAGAACAACATTCACTGTGCCCGAGAGACAGGTAACGCCGTCAAGCGTGTCCACTTGGAACATACCACTCAGTGTCTGGTGCCACAGCTAGGGCCCGCTCAAAATACGATTGATAGTGATACAATTAAGAGGAGGAACAACTGAAGGAGGAACAACTGAAGGAGGGGATTGAAGAAACCTCGTAGGCTTACTTTGTGCAGgcaccagaagaagaaaaatcttAAGTTGATCATTTAGCCTGGAAGATTATTCTGTTTGCGTGACACACGGAGTATATATTTTTCGTTGTAAAAAAATGCACCAAAAGAATACATTTAGCGTGTGCACAAAGTACCCTGAGTACGGTCTGGCACGACATTAGCCAAGCAGAAGAAAAATTAAGTTTTACGCCCAcgcggcaaagccattaggggcatgtgagACGGGTAAAGCCCCCCGACCGGCTTTGCAACGGTAGCCATGCAGCAGTTGGTGTGTTAATTACGCGACCGCTTACCTGTGTGACCACTGCAGATGGACTTCCATGAAGGCTGACTGTCTAGCTCCAAAGAGGAAGACTTCTCCTCCACTGACCGGCCGTGGTCAAGCTTGACGTGCTTGGTGTGGCGAGTCTTCTGTTTGTTGACAGAGCGCATGGCAGCGTAGGGCAAACTGTCCCACATGTCCAGGTCAAGGGCCAGATAGCGCAGCCTCTGTCCGCTCCATCGACTGA
Encoded here:
- the LOC138982683 gene encoding uncharacterized protein; amino-acid sequence: MEIDVASAATTTTPHNSTTSLAHPHSQSQGHTLRQDRKRKEPGSSSHTLKSILRQRSELTSSKSARSCAQKARQRRSVKFFIEDKREEVSRWSGQRLRYLALDLDMWDSLPYAAMRSVNKQKTRHTKHVKLDHGRSVEEKSSSLELDSQPSWKSICSGHTGTYSTDLLKSGTAPEIQEMEKSYFVSRWLQQNSKEASGSLAGCKGRSETMLALPALSDCVIASPSLPVAVTFGAPARVMPVAVSPASVSVFAQHGTSSSSSSGPHGVSLAPRLSLALDRRPLAGHRAGSFCVHSSHWLPFAVDALPVACGVDPDVTPSVMNLSTGFHSMSLKAFRRPD